A single window of Camelus ferus isolate YT-003-E chromosome 7, BCGSAC_Cfer_1.0, whole genome shotgun sequence DNA harbors:
- the LOC116664810 gene encoding uncharacterized protein LOC116664810, protein MPLQSHHQALLLLENVQEERERVIEEEVLRRERLLLTPQSRMAWPPPSRLLKRHTPIRGPARPERAPSKGTVLPGSEPERDIPRNMGEHRRIAAQPQPRSRCLPRNRAAGREGCGLGAVRAARGTRLRVGMEDHFNLRRAIQMAGRMAENHGSSPDKKMSPVQCSWTTLCLCFKERSRKDYQLLTVCSLKNPVLSTLELCCGAVLRGQLSRCFPALVAFK, encoded by the exons ATGCCTCTGCAGAGTCACCACCAAGCACTTCTGCTCCTGGAGAACGtccaagaagaaagagagagagtcaTAGAAGAGGAAGTTCTCAGAAGGGAGAGACTGCTCTTGACCCCTCAGAGCAGGATGGCGTGGCCCCCACCCAGCAGACTGTTAAAGAGACACACACCCATCAGGGGACCAGCCAGACCAGAGAGAGCTCCATCCAAAGGGACAGTGCTTCCAGGCAGCGAGCCAGAAAGAGACATCCCCAGAAACATGGGGGAGCACCGCAGAATAGCAGCCCAGCCGCAGCCCAGGAGCAGGTGTCTGCCGAGGAACAGGGCAGCTGGAAGGGAAGGCTGTGGGCTCGGGGCAGTCAGAGCAGCAAG agGCACCCGTCTCCGAGTTGGCATGGAGGATCACTTTAACTTAAGGAGAGCAATACAGATGGCAGGAAGAATGGCTGAGAACCATGGCAGTAGTCCTGACAAGAAG ATGTCTCCAGTTCAGTGCAGCTGGACAACACTTTGTTTGTGTTTCAAGGAAAGGAGTAGAAAAGATTACCAACTCCTCACTG TCTGCAGTTTGAAAAACCCGGTCCTGAGCACTCTGGAGCTTTGCTGTGGTGCTGTTCTTAGAGGCCAGCTGTCCAGATGCTTCCCTGCTCTGGTTGCCTTCAAGTGA